A genomic stretch from Eptesicus fuscus isolate TK198812 chromosome 15, DD_ASM_mEF_20220401, whole genome shotgun sequence includes:
- the POLE3 gene encoding DNA polymerase epsilon subunit 3, with protein MAERPEDLNLPNAVITRIIKEALPDGVNISKEARSAISRAASVFVLYATSCANNFAMKGKRKTLNASDVLSAMEEMEFQRFVTPLKEALEAYRREQKGKKEASEQKKKDKDRKTDSEEQDKSRDEDNDEDEERLEEEEQNEEEEVDN; from the exons ATGGCGGAGAGGCCCGAGGACCTGAACCTGCCCAATGCCGTTATTACCAGGATCATCAAGGAGGCG CTCCCGGACGGTGTCAACATCTCCAAGGAGGCCCGGAGCGCCATCTCCCGCGCCGCCAGCGTCTTCGTGCTGTACGCCACCTCCTG TGCCAACAACTTCGCGATGAAAGGGAAACGCAAGACACTGAATGCCAGTGATGTGCTCTCGGCCATGGAGGAAATGGAGTTTCAGCGCTTCGTTACCCCGTTAAAGGAAGCTCTGGAAG CTTACCGGAGGGAGCAGAAAGGCAAAAAGGAAGCCTCGGAGCAGAAGAAGAAGGacaaagacagaaaaacagaTTCAGAAGAGCAAGACAAGAGTAGAGATGAGGACAACGATGAAGATGAGGAGAGGCTGGAAGAAGAAGAACAGAATGAAGAGGAGGAAGTGGACAACTGA
- the C15H9orf43 gene encoding uncharacterized protein C9orf43 homolog gives MVRGLESYKVDFYPKPFITMDLPDESQWDETTCNLAACQHPQCWATIRRIERGHPRILGSSCKASLDVNEKLPVLTIVNLSDSCFQASHLPGLTFTKPHSSLSQRSKFDSKFQGRPRKDLPDKGLINYTNRSPKGSHKLKKLPVLNLNATQIPCPQDVSNMVVVWIPKEPGENVSPAEQYVAPSQDGKKKRKTSTVSHVVLSRKQDRETELSTSGIIVPPPTPEHFFEQPNSEFLPFLNQFDTLPPDLLKDLLLDEGKRSPCLETKTQLATRKKQPLIKSRPESAISGQMFLSVHRLTLQRPSLKYPEHLKKLYYNLNIENRLSSAARSPGLRKQQQRQQQRKLKTPTKKPEARKKSKNDPGSQSTARESLGHRTLSGGESDSNQQPQMENGPISKQDSTERPQVGYAENDLDSFSSKQNPELSKTESTNKDFGAQMEEVPVAQEETPKDLSSSVSRTSWNPEVRILRIFQSADYEAEENRLSGLQSKVSSET, from the exons ATGGTCAG AGGGCTAGAAAGCTACAAGGTTGACTTTTATCCTAAACCATTTATAACTATGGACTTGCCAGATGAGAGCCAGTGGGATGAAACCACCTGCAACTTGGCTGCTTGTCAGCATCCACAATGCTGGGCTACTATCCGCCGCATTGAGAGGGGCCACCCTCGGATCCTGGGCTCATCCTGCAAAGCTTCTCTGGATGTTAACG AAAAACTCCCAGTGCTCACCATTGTAAACCTCTCAGATTCCTGCTTCCAGGCCAGTCATTTACCAGGACTTACCTTCACTAAGCCTCACTCTTCATTGTCTCAGCGTTCAAAGTTTGACTCCAAATTTCAAGGAAG GCCTCGAAAGGATTTACCTGACAAAGGTTTGATCAACTATACTAATAGATCTCCCAAAGGAAGTCACAAATTGAAAAAG cTTCCAGTGCTAAATTTGAATGCGACACAAATTCCTTGCCCTCAAGATGTTAGCAATATGGTTGTAGTCTGGATCCCAAAAGAACCAGGGGAGAATGTGAG TCCAGCTGAGCAGTATGTTGCTCCCAGCCaggatggaaagaagaaaagaaagacatctACAGTG TCACATGTGGTTCTTTCTAGAAAGCAGGACAGAGAAACAGAGTTGAGCACTTCAGGGATAATtgtgcctcccccaaccccagaaCACTTTTTTGAGCAACCAAATTCAGAATTCCTACCTTTCTTGAACCAATTTGACACATTACCTCCGGATCTACTGAAGGA TCTTTTGTTAGATGAAGGGAAAAGGTCGCCTTGTCTGGAGACGAAGACACAATTGGCCACGAGGAAAAAGCAACCTCTGATAAAGAGCCGACCTGAGAGCGCCATTTCTGGTCAGATGTTTTTATCTGTGCACCGCCTCACCCTGCAA agACCATCATTGAAATATCCTGAACATTTGAAGAAATTATATTATAACCTGAACATAGAAAATAGGCTTTCTAGTGCTGCCAGATCTCCAG GTCTTCggaagcagcagcagaggcagcagcagaggaagTTGAAGACACCTACTAAGAAACCG GAGGCTAGAAAGAAATCCAAGAATGACCCAGGGAGCCAGAGCACTGCGCGTGAATCTTTAG GTCACAGAACTCTATCGGGCGGGGAAAGTGACAGCAATCAGCAGCCGCAGATGGAGAATGGCCCCATCTCGAAACAG GATTCCACAGAGAGACCACAGGTGGGCTATGCTGAGAACGACCTGGATTCCTTCTCCAGTAAACAGA ATCCTGAATTATCCAAGACAGAATCCACTAACAAGGACTTTGGTGCTCAGATGGAGGAAGTGCCAGTAGCCCAAGAGGAGACCCCCAAGGACCTTTCGTCCAGTGTATCTAGAACAAGTTGGAACCCTGAGGTCAGAATACTTAGGATTTTTCAGTCGGCTGATTATGAGGCTGAGGAGAACCGACTCTCTGGGTTGCAGAGTAAAGTGTCTTCGGAGACATAG
- the LOC103303929 gene encoding olfactory receptor 5C1: protein MTPENVTWARVVPAEFILLGITDRWDLRLTLFLVFLPVYLVSLLGNVGMVLLIRADARLHTPMYFFLAHLSLLDACYSSAIGPKMLADLMRPRATIPYTACALQMFVFAGLADAECCLLAAMAYDRYVAIGNPLLYTTAMSRRLCLSLLGASGLGGAVSALVHTTFTFRLSFCGSREVNSFFCDIPPLLAISCDDTSLNELLLFALCGFIQTATVLAIVVSYGFIAGAVIRMRSAEGRGRAASTCGSHLTAVAVLYGTLTFMYLRPSSSYALDTDKMASVFYTLVIPALNPLIYSLRNKEVQEALGRTWARFCCAPRGPR, encoded by the coding sequence ATGACTCCAGAGAACGTCACCTGGGCCAGGGTGGTCCCTGCCGAATTCATCCTCCTGGGCATCACAGATCGCTGGGACCTGCGCCTGACCCTCTTCCTGGTCTTCCTGCCCGTCTACCTGGTGAGCCTGCTGGGGAACGTGGGCATGGTGCTACTGATCCGCGCGGATGCCCGGCTCCAcacgcccatgtacttcttcctggcccacctctccctgctggATGCCTGCTATTCCTCGGCCATCGGCCCCAAGATGCTGGCGGACCTGATGCGGCCCCGCGCCACCATCCCTTACACAGCCTGCGCCCTCCAGATGTTTGTGTTTGCCGGGCTGGCCGACGCCGAGTGTTGCCTGTTGGCGGCCATGGCCTATGACCGCTACGTGGCCATCGGAAACCCTCTTCTCTACACCACGGCCATGTCACGGCGTCTGTGCCTGAGCCTGTTGGGAGCGTCGGGCCTGGGGGGCGCAGTGAGCGCCTTGGTGCACACGACCTTCACCTTCCGCCTGAGCTTCTGCGGCTCCCGGGAGGTCAACAGCTTCTTCTGCGACatccccccgctgctggccatctCCTGCGACGACACCAGCCTCAACGAGCTCCTCCTCTTCGCCCTCTGCGGCTTCATCCAGACAGCCACGGTGCTGGCCATCGTCGTGTCCTACGGCTTCATCGCCGGGGCTGTGATCCGCATGCGCTCGGCCGAGGGCCGCGGGCGGGCGGCCTCCACCTGCGGCTCCCACCTCACGGCCGTGGCCGTGCTGTACGGGACGCTCACCTTCATGTACCTGCGTCCCAGCTCCAGCTACGCCCTGGACACCGACAAGATGGCATCTGTGTTCTACACCCTCGTCATCCCAGCTCTCAACCCGCTCATTTACAGCCTCCGCAACAAGGAGGTCCAGGAGGCCCTCGGCAGGACCTGGGCCCGGTTCTGCTGTGCCCCGCGGGGTCCCCGGTGA